In Venenivibrio stagnispumantis, a genomic segment contains:
- the hypA gene encoding hydrogenase/urease nickel incorporation protein HypA, which translates to MHEFSVVQSLLDLIEKNAKEHNAKSVDKVVVKIGRLSGIEPHLLELAFDTFKEKTICENAKLEMIIQEIIAICEDCKKEFVIKENEFICPYCKSFNINILDGEDMYLLSLEMQI; encoded by the coding sequence ATGCATGAATTCTCTGTTGTCCAAAGTTTATTAGATTTGATAGAAAAAAATGCAAAGGAACATAATGCTAAATCTGTAGATAAAGTTGTTGTTAAAATAGGAAGATTATCAGGAATAGAGCCACATTTATTGGAACTTGCTTTTGATACATTTAAAGAAAAAACCATTTGTGAAAATGCTAAACTTGAAATGATTATACAAGAAATCATAGCAATATGTGAAGATTGTAAGAAAGAGTTTGTTATAAAAGAAAATGAATTTATCTGTCCTTATTGTAAAAGCTTTAATATAAATATTTTAGATGGTGAAGATATGTATCTTTTATCCTTGGAGATGCAAATATAA
- a CDS encoding hydrogenase small subunit — protein MQFFSRDSLRQLFTKPTNLINTNKGDEYYKSLYRQIENHLQHLANSRPIREEDLKLHEYLKTWEISRRDFLKWVSATTAMLMLPPSFEPLVAQAAELMNRIPVIWINIQDCDGNTEALIRSSAPTVDELILDYISLEYQETLMAAAGDQAEKCLEDAVKEFKGKYLLFVEGSIPVKMEYAFTTGRHPETGVERVKRLAKDAAAVIAVGACASFGGIPAAHPNPTGAVGVMDVVKGKPIVNIPACPANPANIVGVLLHYVMTGSLPELDSLLRPKFAFGYRIHDNCERRAHFDAGEFVEEWGDEGAKNNFCLYKMGCKGPFTFNNCSIIRYNDGTNWPIGVGRGCIGCSEPDFWDKYATERPVAASPISPPAERGVESTVDEFGLTILTATAIGIGIHAISSALAGKKENSANKEV, from the coding sequence ATGCAGTTCTTCAGTAGAGATTCGCTCCGACAGCTTTTCACAAAACCAACAAATTTAATCAACACAAATAAAGGGGATGAATACTACAAATCTCTTTACAGGCAAATTGAAAATCATCTCCAACACTTAGCTAATAGCAGGCCGATAAGAGAAGAAGATTTAAAGTTACATGAATACCTAAAAACATGGGAAATTTCAAGAAGGGATTTTTTAAAGTGGGTATCTGCCACAACCGCAATGTTAATGCTTCCTCCATCTTTTGAACCATTGGTAGCTCAAGCAGCAGAGCTAATGAATAGAATACCTGTTATTTGGATAAATATTCAAGACTGTGATGGAAATACAGAGGCTTTGATAAGGTCATCAGCACCAACAGTAGACGAATTAATTTTAGATTATATATCTTTGGAATATCAGGAAACATTAATGGCTGCTGCTGGAGATCAAGCAGAAAAATGTCTTGAAGATGCAGTAAAAGAATTTAAAGGTAAATATCTTTTATTTGTTGAAGGTTCTATTCCTGTAAAAATGGAATATGCATTTACAACAGGAAGACATCCGGAAACAGGTGTTGAAAGAGTTAAAAGATTAGCTAAAGATGCCGCAGCAGTTATTGCTGTTGGAGCATGTGCTTCTTTTGGAGGTATTCCTGCAGCCCATCCAAATCCAACCGGTGCAGTTGGAGTTATGGATGTGGTAAAAGGAAAACCAATAGTAAATATTCCTGCCTGTCCTGCAAATCCTGCAAATATAGTTGGTGTTTTACTTCATTATGTAATGACAGGTAGTTTACCGGAGCTTGATTCTTTACTTAGACCGAAATTTGCTTTTGGATATAGAATACATGATAACTGCGAAAGAAGAGCACATTTTGATGCAGGCGAATTTGTAGAAGAATGGGGTGATGAAGGAGCAAAAAATAATTTCTGTTTATATAAAATGGGATGTAAAGGACCTTTTACATTCAATAACTGTTCAATAATAAGATATAATGACGGCACAAACTGGCCAATAGGTGTGGGTAGAGGTTGTATAGGATGTTCTGAACCTGATTTTTGGGATAAATATGCAACAGAAAGACCAGTTGCAGCTTCACCTATTTCACCACCAGCAGAAAGAGGGGTAGAATCTACAGTTGATGAATTCGGTTTAACAATATTGACAGCAACGGCGATAGGTATTGGTATTCATGCAATATCAAGTGCTTTAGCCGGAAAAAAAGAAAATTCAGCAAATAAGGAGGTATAA